Part of the Ornithodoros turicata isolate Travis chromosome 6, ASM3712646v1, whole genome shotgun sequence genome, GTGCTTGCAAATGAAACACTGATATAACAATCACCGTGAAAGCGATTGTTCGCGTATAGCGATCAGAATTCTCCCGACAGCCCGTAAAACGTGTGAACAATCGAAAAGGAAgataccatttttttttcattgaaaaCAAATTAGTCGCATTTTCAGGTGCCTTAGCCTCAGTCAGAATTAAAGTGCGAAAGAGGTGCATTTATCTACACATATAACCGCCGGTGATGTGCGCGCTGCAACGTGCGCGACTTCAAAGTCTTCAAAGGAGGCTGCTCTCCCCCTCCACATTGTTCTCTCGCCCTCAAGTTTTCTTCTGGTCTGCTGCGTAAGGTACGATTGACGCCTGCTGTTCCCGGATTCATGTTGATGAGGAAAAGGACATGGCTCGCCTCGAAGTTGCACACGCTCGACTGATTTTGTACTGGTGCAAAACCTTGTTTCGAAGTACCATGGCTTCCAAAATGTGAGTTGGCGGATGAGAACGATGATGACTATGGCTCTGGCTCTGGCTAACGAGCCATGGACGAAGTCGTCGATCTCAAAAGGTGGTGTGTTGGCAGCTGTGTTGTTTTTGGAAAAGCTTTCAACACAAACCTGTGTCAATTTAGGTCTATATAAAAATGCTTTTGACTTCTCAACAAAACGCGAATGTTCAGCGTCGTTCTACTTCGTCGACATGATGCAGACTGGTGATTTCATGAAAGCTCCGACGTAACGATCAGATTTTCGCCTTCcagtcaatatcgttataaactGGCTCGACTGCAATAGAAGTCCTGGCCCAACCAGTCGCGAGAAAAGTTCTCACCATGAGTTCGAAGGATGAGTCTCCGTCCCTGTTCTTTGCGTCTATCATTGGACTGTCCCCGGTCAGGCCCAAGAGGGCAGAGTCCGACTTGCTGGTGGCCAGGGATTTTTTATTCATCACCGGCGTGTTACCCGGACTTCCTTGGGGCGTTGAGTTTGGTGTCGTACTCTGGAACAGAAAGTCCACgcgcaaagtcggacaaaagcTCGCCGTGTGGCAGGAACAGGAACTtaccacctttcccttctttttacaGCGATTCAGTATAGGCTGCGGTAAGTATTTCACCAGTTCTCTCCTaagaggaagaggaaggcaGAAGCATGTAAAGACAACAGTAACTACAAATTGGTAAATAATGGGTGAGACAATGTGGTGAAAAATCCACGTAACCCACCGCCTAACATGTTTGATGTCGATGTCCATGTCTTGTTTGTACATGTTGATGGTCATGGCTTGTCTTTTGACTGAAAAGCGTAACAACGTTTCTGTAAACTTACTTTCGTCGATTaaaggtaaagaaaaaaaaagaggacgtGGCAGGGTCAGAAGGCCAGAACCAGGGTTGGCTACCGTAAACGAAAACGGtataattaccgaaattcaacgggaaacgaaaatggaaacggaaaacAGAGTTCTTAAAAGGagactgaaacagaaacggctaccgaaaatcgtccagaaacagaaacggaaacgaaaagcagTGTTTCTCAGTTACTGGAAACGGAAACAGTAATATTTTCGGTAGCCAACCCCGGCCAGAAAACACATTTTGCCCAGAGTTAATTATAGCCGTACCTGTTTCTATAAAGGACGAAATATCGTACGTAAGGTCCACGTTGACGTGCTCCGTCTTGCTGAACTGCAGGCCAATGAACCACATGGACTGAAGTTTGTCGCTGTAATGCGGAACGGACAAGTGAGCATGCTGGCAACATTACACGCTCATTTACGCAGCTTCAAGCGCGGTGGTGCGCCAAGCTACCGTGCTTCAATGAGCGCACTCCACTCACCCGTCCGGTTCACATGGTGGGAACGACTCAGGATTGACGTGAGCAATCTCTATGTAGGGATGCCTCTCCAGGTTGGAGATGAGGATTCGTATTTTAGACTCAACCAAACCATACCTACAAACAGATCGACCAGTGAGCATGCGGTGTACGACCGCACACGCTGTTATCCGCTACGGATACTGTTCTTACCATTCCAAATGATGCTCCTTTGTTGATGCAGTAGCTATGACAACTATGAAATGCCTGGCAGTTggataaaaagaaaacaaattgaaaaaaaaatgtggttcATGAGAGACGTCACAGTTACGGGCAACCACGTGCTGCTAAAATTTCGATGGGTGCGCTTACTTGTACTTCGCAAAGAAGTTGGGCGGGTCAAACAGTTTCATCCAATCCGCTCGTCCGAGCATTATGTCGTCtgtgatggcgagacctgagcagacgacacagagtcAGCAAATTTAAAGTGTTCAATCCTTTATACAAAACATCACGGGTGaagccctcacctcacctcaaatatcgtgaggtgagggtgaggaacaccccccccccccccatctcgcacgccctcgtgagggtgcccacctctggacATAGGCAATACCACGAAATTTTGCAGAATTGCGGAAAGCTAGGGTCTCTAATTGCGGGTGTAGCGGAGAAGCCCAATGTATGTAATCGCAAAAGAACGGAGCTGCGGCACAACGTCAGCAAGCTGCTTCACCACAACGCTGTTCACGTTCACACCGGATAAGAACTGGACGGGAACGCAAGTCTAACGTATCTTTATTCAGCAGTCCCCAAAAAAACTTCCTTCTTACCCTGCTTGAACTCCTGTCCCATGATGACCCTTGTTGACATGGAGACGTTGAATGTGGAGTTCTGCTGCGGATATGCGGGGGTGATGATGGGCATCAGGTGAAAGCGGTCGGCGACGTTGATGCGAGGGTCCCAGACAGGAAAACCCAGCTTGTTCTCCTCCGGCTGTTTTAGTAACACTGGCTTCGGCCAAGGCCTGCGATTGTTTATCAcacgctttttcgtaacgttcCCCTTGGCGACGGTGAAAACGTGCATCCAGAAAGTACCGCATAAACGGGAATATTGGTCGAGCTGCAAAAAATTGCTTCCCGTCTCGTCGAAGGGGGAAAAATTGGTGTTGTCATCCGGCAACTTGCACGTCTTCCAGGGGCACATTCAGGGAAGCTTCTTGGAGGGGGGAGggaggaagaagaaagaagaagaagaagaaagaagaagtagaaagaagaagaagaaagaagaagaaagaagaagaaagaagaagaaagaagaaaaaagaagaaaaaagaagaagaaagaagaagaagcagtaTGAAGTGTTTTATCTACCGATTCACTTAGCTAGCTGAAACAAGCTTTGCAAAGTAAGCTTGCCTgaaaggctttttttttctaactgtACGGCTAGCTTTGATCAGAAAGCCGATGACACCCAAAACAGTGCGCTTGGGTCGACTTATAGAAAGGATCAACCGAAAACCCGGTTTATGCGGTAGGAAACGGGACAAAGAGAGCGCGGTGCCGTACTGACCACTGTGAGAAGACGAGGAAGAACTTGTGAACTAGAGTAGCTGCGGCAGCGTTCGGGTAGAGCTGGCAGGTGCGGGCCACCAGCATGGCCCACGACACGCCCCCGAGGTAGCCAAGGACATTGGAGTACACACCGTGCTCTGCACACACCACTCCGATTAGCAGAGTACAATACTCAACTGCAGTACAGTCGCCAACCGATTCTTTCAGCCTCTCTCTAGGAGCCACGAACTTGGCCAAAATTATCGAGTACCCAAAAATTTTTAGTCAAAAGCAAAGGGTAACATCTTTCCGAAGCCTTGTACTATTGGGATATGTACAAGACGTTTATAGTACAGGGAGATTATGGCAGCCCCACGAGGGTCTCATGGGGCATAACGTGAAGGGGGGGATACATAAAAACTCTTTACGCACAAAGGTAGTTGGCAAGACGACCAATGCCAGGGGAAGAGCACTCCAATCAATCACAGTGTATTCCACAGTGTTGCCTCGAAAATCACAAAGTCTCAATTTTTTAAACACTCCGGAATCGATCAGCGACTGTACCAGATCAGTGCTGGCATTATATTGCCAACAGTTTAGAAGCTACATGTACCACAGTATAACTCACTTTTGGCCCATAATTTGATCGCCCGTAGAGATAACCTGAAGGTTTCCCTGTTGGGCACCAGGTGGAGGATCTCGTCCGTTACACGACACCCTGTTGAGAGAAAACACGTTTGCGTCTGTGacactaataaaaaaaaaaaaatgttccctcCCGAGAAAGGAACGGGACGGAAAAGCAACAGCCGTTCTTGTTACCAAGGTATTTTTAAATGGACCACGAGCTTTCACAAATTGCTCGTGTAACCAGAAACGAAAGCAGTCCCCCGAATGAGGAGCTCTCTGCATTCATGCCACACAAGAAGAGAGTTAGggaaaaaaaaggcaagaagCAAGCTCACCATTAAGGCTGCGGACACACTTTGGGTCCAAGTTTTTGAGGATATTGACGTCCCTGAGGTCCTGGTCCTCTGGAATGTCCTTCAGGGCCAGACGTGCAAACAGCATGTCCAGTTCAATCCCATCGAAGGTCATCTTGATTACGGGAACAAACGCCTCTTCAACAGCCTAGAGACAGACATCCATAGTTGAATCTCGACACACCAGTTTTGGCATCGCTAGACAAACGGCCCACGGACAACCAGGAATTCACGAGCCAACGCTCCACATTGATCACTGAAAAACATTACCTTCCCACAATAAGTATCTGGTGCACAGATGAAGTGTACTTGGGGGTTCTTCTTGGGTTAAATCCAATTTCTCACGATATTTGCACCCCGGACCAATTTTCTGAAATTCGGGCataacccgatttctccccaaattccgCGACGTCTTTCAACCTCATATGGCTTCACAGTGAAAGAATAACGAAATAATGAAAtgggaacaaaagaaaaaataaattcaattcaattcaattcaatccaGTGGGCCACGAAAAGGGTGAAGCACGTTATCAACCTTAATTCTTAAACACCTGAAGGTCCTCCTCTCCAGTCACCTCCTAGGTAGTACCAAAGGCCGGGTTTTTTGGACACCTGTCTGAATTCCATTGGTCATCCCTGCAATCATCTCTCCAGCTTGACACACGCGATTTTAATCTCAACCGAAAACTCCCGACAACATAAAATACGTGACAAAACGCCCACCCCggttcttccccgaatttcATTTCGAGAGCATCATCAACCAAATTTCAAGAataataaaacccgaaaacgaagaagcCCAAGTGAACCACATTCCGGGAACCCTCTTCACCGACACAAACTAGGAACGGAGTCCTAACCCTGAGATCCTTGACTTCTTCCTGTTGCCGCAGCAGGTCGACAAAGGAGGAGAAGAAATCCGACCGCTCGATGTGCCTTGGCGCAACGCATAACGTGTCGATATCAGCACCTGTACCAACAAAAGACATATTTCATCCACTCCGTAGGCCTCCTATGGCTGAAAAGTACTGCAATTATGAAAACACACAAAGGGGCAAGCcatgcaaaaacaaaaacacctaCCCTTTGTGTGAACCCCAAGCCGGTAGGAACCAAACGTGTATATTTTCCCGCCAACATTTTCTGCTGCATTTGGGGGCATGTTCTGAAATAAATTGCCACAATGAGCATTTTATCCCCCAAAAGAGCGCAACTATACAGCAATAAGACGCAGTTTTACACCTGCGAGAAACTTGAG contains:
- the LOC135397297 gene encoding poly(A) polymerase beta-like isoform X1, producing MASIPTVGGRGDPLPVGGVSLEKTLGVTSPISVATPKATDLVRTKELEEALRQFGLFESEEELAHRMEVLSKINQLVRQWIYDVSIKKNMPPNAAENVGGKIYTFGSYRLGVHTKGADIDTLCVAPRHIERSDFFSSFVDLLRQQEEVKDLRAVEEAFVPVIKMTFDGIELDMLFARLALKDIPEDQDLRDVNILKNLDPKCVRSLNGCRVTDEILHLVPNRETFRLSLRAIKLWAKKHGVYSNVLGYLGGVSWAMLVARTCQLYPNAAAATLVHKFFLVFSQWPWPKPVLLKQPEENKLGFPVWDPRINVADRFHLMPIITPAYPQQNSTFNVSMSTRVIMGQEFKQGLAITDDIMLGRADWMKLFDPPNFFAKYKHFIVVIATASTKEHHLEWYGLVESKIRILISNLERHPYIEIAHVNPESFPPCEPDGDKLQSMWFIGLQFSKTEHVNVDLTYDISSFIETVKRQAMTINMYKQDMDIDIKHVRRRELVKYLPQPILNRCKKKGKVSTTPNSTPQGSPGNTPVMNKKSLATSKSDSALLGLTGDSPMIDAKNRDGDSSFELMHSSSTPPASGVHHKRKLDPEGGEPLGDSVSCPDGGLGPGDEEEGSKRCRSDEANSAAFMDAVGLGWGELPFLDRPQADNTTHQLQGSPPRSLKRQLEPVEGNSDEPVKRRKSDDPALEAEGGSRLDGSQSPNSLNHIGSDNGQHGPLECSAESGVAFQHIATKATNHIIQPSFKNDLGASLADDSCRADISKLPLVTVQNKNGTSDTVDAAGSAQLINIDLGSV
- the LOC135397297 gene encoding poly(A) polymerase beta-like isoform X2, giving the protein MASIPTVGGRGDPLPVGGVSLEKTLGVTSPISVATPKATDLVRTKELEEALRQFGLFESEEELAHRMEVLSKINQLVRQWIYDVSIKKNMPPNAAENVGGKIYTFGSYRLGVHTKGADIDTLCVAPRHIERSDFFSSFVDLLRQQEEVKDLRAVEEAFVPVIKMTFDGIELDMLFARLALKDIPEDQDLRDVNILKNLDPKCVRSLNGCRVTDEILHLVPNRETFRLSLRAIKLWAKKHGVYSNVLGYLGGVSWAMLVARTCQLYPNAAAATLVHKFFLVFSQWPWPKPVLLKQPEENKLGFPVWDPRINVADRFHLMPIITPAYPQQNSTFNVSMSTRVIMGQEFKQGLAITDDIMLGRADWMKLFDPPNFFAKYKHFIVVIATASTKEHHLEWYGLVESKIRILISNLERHPYIEIAHVNPESFPPCEPDGDKLQSMWFIGLQFSKTEHVNVDLTYDISSFIETVKRQAMTINMYKQDMDIDIKHVRRRELVKYLPQPILNRCKKKGKVSTTPNSTPQGSPGNTPVMNKKSLATSKSDSALLGLTGDSPMIDAKNRDGDSSFELMHSSSTPPASGVHHKRKLDPEGGEPLGDSVSCPDGGLGPGDEEEGSKRCRSDEANSAAFMDAVGLGWGELPFLDRPQADNTTHQLQGSPPRSLKRQLEPVEGNSDEPVKRRKSDDPALEAEGGSRLDGSQSPNSLNHIGSDNGQHGPLECSAEHIATKATNHIIQPSFKNDLGASLADDSCRADISKLPLVTVQNKNGTSDTVDAAGSAQLINIDLGSV
- the LOC135397297 gene encoding poly(A) polymerase type 3-like isoform X3, whose translation is MASIPTVGGRGDPLPVGGVSLEKTLGVTSPISVATPKATDLVRTKELEEALRQFGLFESEEELAHRMEVLSKINQLVRQWIYDVSIKKNMPPNAAENVGGKIYTFGSYRLGVHTKGADIDTLCVAPRHIERSDFFSSFVDLLRQQEEVKDLRAVEEAFVPVIKMTFDGIELDMLFARLALKDIPEDQDLRDVNILKNLDPKCVRSLNGCRVTDEILHLVPNRETFRLSLRAIKLWAKKHGVYSNVLGYLGGVSWAMLVARTCQLYPNAAAATLVHKFFLVFSQWPWPKPVLLKQPEENKLGFPVWDPRINVADRFHLMPIITPAYPQQNSTFNVSMSTRVIMGQEFKQGLAITDDIMLGRADWMKLFDPPNFFAKYKHFIVVIATASTKEHHLEWYGLVESKIRILISNLERHPYIEIAHVNPESFPPCEPDGDKLQSMWFIGLQFSKTEHVNVDLTYDISSFIETVKRQAMTINMYKQDMDIDIKHVRRRELVKYLPQPILNRCKKKGKVSTTPNSTPQGSPGNTPVMNKKSLATSKSDSALLGLTGDSPMIDAKNRDGDSSFELMHSSSTPPASGVHHKRKLDPEGGEPLGDSVSCPDGGLGPGDEEEGSKRCRSDEANSAAFMDAVGLGWGELPFLDRPQADNTTHQLQVLG